A single Pyxicephalus adspersus chromosome 8, UCB_Pads_2.0, whole genome shotgun sequence DNA region contains:
- the LOC140337070 gene encoding rab GDP dissociation inhibitor alpha-like isoform X2 — MEEEYDVIVLGTGLKECVLSGIMSVNGKMVLHIDRNNYYGGETASITPLEELYRRFHVIGPPEPMGRGREWNVDLVPKFLMANEVTRYIDFKMVDGSYVYKSGRIHKVPCTEEEALVSDLMGMFEKRRFRKFLLFVVNFNEHDVKTHQDIDPKRMTMREVYRKFDLGPDVMSFTGHALALYRNDDYLDQPCLETINRVKLYYESLVKYNKSPYLYPLYGLGELTQGFARLSALYGGIYMLNKPIDEILMEKGKVVGVRSEGEIAHCKQIICDPSYVPDQVKKVGQVIRVICILSHPIRNTNECTSCQIIIPQTQVNRKSDIYVCMVSCSHCVASDGKYVAIISTTVETENPESEIQPALELLEPIDQKFVSISNQYIPKHEGTKNQIFISRSYDATTHFETTCDDIRGIFQRMTGATLDFKDMLTVNSEADQEDEH, encoded by the exons ATGGAGGAAGAGTATGATGTCATTGTGCTGGGGACGGGGCTCAAG gaaTGTGTGCTGTCTGGGATCATGTCTGTAAATGGAAAAATGGTTTTGCACATAGATCGTAACAACTATTATGGGGGAGAAACTGCGTCAATCACACCCCTGGAAGAG CTATATCGAAGGTTTCATGTGATTGGTCCTCCAGAGCCAATGGGCAGAGGCAGAGAGTGGAACGTAGATCTGGTCCCCAAGTTTCTTATGGCCAATG AAGTGACCCGATACATTGATTTCAAAATGGTTGATGGAAGTTACGTGTACAAATCTGGACGCATTCACAAGGTACCCTGCACAGAGGAAGAAGCGCTGGTCTCAG ACTTAATGGGCATGTTTGAAAAGAGACGTTTTCGCAAGTTCTTGCTATTTGTGGTGAACTTCAATGAACACGACGTCAAGACCCACCAAGATATTGATCCCAAGAGAATGACTATGCGAGAAGTATACCGGAAATTTGACCTCGGCCCAGACGTCATGTCATTCACCGGTCACGCCCTGGCCTTGTACAGGAATGATGA ctactTGGATCAGCCTTGTTTAGAAACCATAAACCGAGTTAAGTTATACTACGAGTCCCTGGTTAAATACAACAAAAGCCCCTACCTGTACCCTCTGTATGGTCTGGGGGAGCTGACTCAGGGCTTTGCCAG GCTAAGCGCTCTATATGGAGGAATATATATGCTCAACAAACCCATAGATGAGATCCTGATGGAAAAGGGGAAAGTAGTAGGTGTGAGATCTGAGGGAGAG ATCGCTCACTGTAAGCAGATTATCTGTGACCCAAGTTATGTACCTGACCAAGTAAAGAAGGTCGGTCAAGTGATCAGGGTTATCTGCATCCTCAGCCATCCAATCAGGAATACCAATGAGTGCACGTCTTGCCAAATCATCATTCCCCAGACGCAGGTCAACAGGAAATCAG ATATCTACGTGTGCATGGTTTCTTGTTCGCACTGTGTGGCATCAGATGGGAAGTATGTTGCTATAATTAGCACGACGGTAGAAACTGAGAATCCGGAAAGTGAGATCCAGCCTGCCCTAGAACTCCTGGAACCCATCGATCAGAA GTTTGTCTCCATTAGTAACCAATATATCCCAAAGCATGAAGGAACAAAGAACCAG ATTTTTATCTCACGATCCTATGACGCGACCACGCACTTCGAGACAACCTGTGACGATATTAGGGGCATCTTCCAAAGAATGACTGGTGCCACTTTGGATTTCAAAGACATGTTGACTGTAAACTCAGAAGCAGACCAAGAGGATGAACACTGA
- the LOC140337070 gene encoding rab GDP dissociation inhibitor beta-like isoform X1: MEEEYDVIVLGTGLKECVLSGIMSVNGKMVLHIDRNNYYGGETASITPLEELYRRFHVIGPPEPMGRGREWNVDLVPKFLMANGQLVKILLYTEVTRYIDFKMVDGSYVYKSGRIHKVPCTEEEALVSDLMGMFEKRRFRKFLLFVVNFNEHDVKTHQDIDPKRMTMREVYRKFDLGPDVMSFTGHALALYRNDDYLDQPCLETINRVKLYYESLVKYNKSPYLYPLYGLGELTQGFARLSALYGGIYMLNKPIDEILMEKGKVVGVRSEGEIAHCKQIICDPSYVPDQVKKVGQVIRVICILSHPIRNTNECTSCQIIIPQTQVNRKSDIYVCMVSCSHCVASDGKYVAIISTTVETENPESEIQPALELLEPIDQKFVSISNQYIPKHEGTKNQIFISRSYDATTHFETTCDDIRGIFQRMTGATLDFKDMLTVNSEADQEDEH, from the exons ATGGAGGAAGAGTATGATGTCATTGTGCTGGGGACGGGGCTCAAG gaaTGTGTGCTGTCTGGGATCATGTCTGTAAATGGAAAAATGGTTTTGCACATAGATCGTAACAACTATTATGGGGGAGAAACTGCGTCAATCACACCCCTGGAAGAG CTATATCGAAGGTTTCATGTGATTGGTCCTCCAGAGCCAATGGGCAGAGGCAGAGAGTGGAACGTAGATCTGGTCCCCAAGTTTCTTATGGCCAATG GACAGCTTGTAAAGATACTTTTATACACAGAAGTGACCCGATACATTGATTTCAAAATGGTTGATGGAAGTTACGTGTACAAATCTGGACGCATTCACAAGGTACCCTGCACAGAGGAAGAAGCGCTGGTCTCAG ACTTAATGGGCATGTTTGAAAAGAGACGTTTTCGCAAGTTCTTGCTATTTGTGGTGAACTTCAATGAACACGACGTCAAGACCCACCAAGATATTGATCCCAAGAGAATGACTATGCGAGAAGTATACCGGAAATTTGACCTCGGCCCAGACGTCATGTCATTCACCGGTCACGCCCTGGCCTTGTACAGGAATGATGA ctactTGGATCAGCCTTGTTTAGAAACCATAAACCGAGTTAAGTTATACTACGAGTCCCTGGTTAAATACAACAAAAGCCCCTACCTGTACCCTCTGTATGGTCTGGGGGAGCTGACTCAGGGCTTTGCCAG GCTAAGCGCTCTATATGGAGGAATATATATGCTCAACAAACCCATAGATGAGATCCTGATGGAAAAGGGGAAAGTAGTAGGTGTGAGATCTGAGGGAGAG ATCGCTCACTGTAAGCAGATTATCTGTGACCCAAGTTATGTACCTGACCAAGTAAAGAAGGTCGGTCAAGTGATCAGGGTTATCTGCATCCTCAGCCATCCAATCAGGAATACCAATGAGTGCACGTCTTGCCAAATCATCATTCCCCAGACGCAGGTCAACAGGAAATCAG ATATCTACGTGTGCATGGTTTCTTGTTCGCACTGTGTGGCATCAGATGGGAAGTATGTTGCTATAATTAGCACGACGGTAGAAACTGAGAATCCGGAAAGTGAGATCCAGCCTGCCCTAGAACTCCTGGAACCCATCGATCAGAA GTTTGTCTCCATTAGTAACCAATATATCCCAAAGCATGAAGGAACAAAGAACCAG ATTTTTATCTCACGATCCTATGACGCGACCACGCACTTCGAGACAACCTGTGACGATATTAGGGGCATCTTCCAAAGAATGACTGGTGCCACTTTGGATTTCAAAGACATGTTGACTGTAAACTCAGAAGCAGACCAAGAGGATGAACACTGA